Genomic segment of Panicum virgatum strain AP13 chromosome 9N, P.virgatum_v5, whole genome shotgun sequence:
GGCCAGATTCATCAGAAGGTGATCAGGAGGCGGCCGAAGAGCTGGCGGCGCCCGTGCCGCGGGAGAAGATCCTGGAGCGGATCAACTCCAAGAAGGAGATGAAGTCCTACCAGCTGGGCAAGCAGCTGTCCTTCAAGTGGACGACTGGTGCCGGGCCCCGTATCGGGTGCGTGCGCGACTACCCATCGGAGCTCCAGCTGCAGGCGCTGGAGCAGGTGAACCTCTCGCCGAGGGgcagcaccgccaccgccgctgccgcgtccCGGTTCTCCTCTCCGCTGAGGCGAAGCTTCAACCAgtcagcggcggcgaggagctgcgACGCGTCTACGCCGAGGGAGGCGTCTCGGTCGCCTCTCCAGCACGGGGCACTCGCAGTGGCTGCTGCAGCTGACTGATGCAAGCATTTGCAAGCTGAAAATTTCTTGAAGACTCCTCACAAGGATGGATGAAGATGTGTACAGTAGGGGCTAGCAGAAATGAACATACTGCTTGTGCAGATGTCATAGGAAGGTAGTagtatacatacatatacacaTTGTTCACCAAAGGATGCGATTCTAGTAGTTAACCACAAACGGTTTATACAAAATTATTTGATTCTTTACATGCATATAAAAACCAGTAGTGAAGCAAAGCATGGTTTTGACATGTATTCCGTGGCGTTTTTGTAGCAGCTTATTGCACATTAGCAATCAGAAAAGTTTTGAAAACAAGTCTCAAAGCAGATTGAATCAGGTTAACCTAATCAAACTACTGAAGGTTGAGGTTGCCattgatttttttcttgaacattGCTCAAACAATTCTTTGAATTCTGAATGCTGATGTGCATACCAGGGAAATAAAGGACCATATTGCTTCTGTTTATCTCGTAGGCCAGGTAAAGTAATGGCATACATTGTTCATCAGAAGTATGTTTAGCGTGATAACAGAAAAAGGCAGCTTGTACAAATTTTTTCATTCGACCGATTCAACGATGAAGtagagaaggaaaaaaattgGGAATGATGTCTAAAATCGAATTCAGACAAACTATGAAGAGAAAATGGCCCACTCACCAGGTTGCATTCTTTTTTTATAGAGATGTTTTTAGAATAAACAAACTCTGGAGATGAAGAGAAACCACAAATTTTCAATTTGAATTGTTGGGACCCTTCTCACGAGGAGAGGGAGCCCTCCAAAAATTGGAGTATGCTGCTTGTTGCAGCGGGCACACGGTATTCTTTAGTAAAAGGCGAAAGAATAGTTCGCTCTGTGCCCACTGCGCAGCTGCTTGCTCTGTGCCGGCCGCTCCTGACCATGCTAAATAGCAGCGCTCGCTGCTGCCACTCGCTTCCGCAAGCGGTGTGGGACTAACGAGAGCTCCGCCGTCCTGTGGCTGTGGCGCTTCGCACTGTTGGGCTGGCCGCAAACTGGAGAAGCCTACGTACGCTGCTGCGGGATTGCAGCGGCCCGGATGCAACGAAGCCCAGGCGCGCGCAATGCTGGGGGGGCGCTTAGTGGGCTGGTGCAGCTTGACTTTGGTGGACCAGTCAGTTTGCAGCTAAAACTACTccactcaaaaaaataaaaagctaAAACTAGTAGGTACTTCTAACAATTATATGTCGGCATAAAAAACAATTATAttacaaaaaattaaaaatatgaaTGTATTCAACAAATGAAGTAGAGTAGGGAACACCATGGATAAAAAACTACTCCAACAAGCTGTTCGTTTAGAcgatttcaaaaatatttttttgttggGACCTCACAAGTCACAAAGCACCGAATCTCAGTTGCCCGTGCAAAGTAGTAAAACGAAATGATCTAGAACGGGATCACCCTTTACCATCCTAGCTGCGTGCCCTCAACAAACGCTGGGTATCTTATAAGACCAATCTCAGCAGAAAGTGTTAATACAGAGTTACCAAGATTTGAACTAGGTAAAAAGTGTAAAAAGTTGAAGGAGTATATGGTGATGACAGTCCTCTCATATTTCATGaaactccctctcctctctcttcataTGACTCACCATGTTCACAAAGTTAATGCTTATGATACTCTATAACACTTCCATTAAGATTCCTAAGTAGCAAAACTCCTGCTGCTTGAAAACTGACCGCCGCTCTGTCCGCTGGctgtctctggtacaaactgACGCTGTGGGTTTCCTGCGGCCCAGACGCGTTTGACATCCATTCTATCCAGCGGGCCTCTTTTTTTCCCGGCCCAAACAGTGCGTGCTGCAGCCTGTGCGGCTGTGCTACTGagtgctgcagcctgcaggcatGCAGCGGCTGGCCAGCCGCTCACCAACGAGATATGCAAGCGgtctttatttcaaaaaaaaatgacgGTTCGAACTCCGAACACGGATTCAAGCGCCCAAGTAACAGGCATCGTTTAATGAACCAAATGATTCTCTGTAAAAAAAACGAATCATAAGGTGTGCATGTCCACTTTTGCATACTGCTGTCTTCGTACCcttcaacaccccccccccccccgcgtcgcTCTCGCTCTCGCAAAGCGACCGGAGGGCTCCCTCGCGCCGCCGTTCAAGCCGCCCCCGGCAGCCTCCTTTCCCCTCACCGTCGCTCGAGCAGGCCTCCGGaagcccggcggccggcgaggaaggcGACGGCGGAGCGAAATCGACCCGTAGGGGGCTTGGGCACCGGGGCGGGACGATGCTTGGACCCCTCGGCATGGCGGCGCGCCGGAGCTTCGCCGGCACGGATccggcccgcgcgccgccggatcTACTGGCCTCGGTCCTCTGCGCGACGGTCAGCGAGGTTCCTCGGCGCGTGCGGCAGCGGATCCTGCTGCGCGGTTCGGCTCGTCGGCACGTGAGGACGGCAAGCGGgtctagcggcggcggcggcttggggcACCAGTCCCGCGGTGGCGCTGCTTCAAGCCGTGCGCAGGCTAGCCCAGTGGCGGCGCGACGCGGCTGTGCAGGGGGGAGCCCTGTGCGGGCGGCATCCAGTGGCGAAATGCGAGCGTGGCGCGTGCAGGGTTCGTGCGTGTGGCCTGCTGGTGGTGCGCGGTGCTGATGGCCGGCGCGCCCGGCTCCAGTGTCTCTGCGTTCGGCTCCGGCGGCCTTTTCGGCGGTGCATCCAGGGCAGCGGTGGGTGCTGGCGGCGTTTCTTCCATTCAGCGTCCGCGCACACACGAGGGTGCGgcattggaggtggaggagctcgcTGGTGTTGGTGCGGCGGTCCTCGTCACGGGACTGCGTTTGGTCTGCGGCCGCCAGTGGCGCCTGACTTCATGGCAACGCGAGGAGGAGATGTGGCGCGGGCCGAGGGCGCGTCGCCCGTGCTGGCGGTTTCTGCCCGGCCGGGAGGAGGTGCGGTGGTGCGGTGTGGCGCCGGCGCGTTGCCGGGTCGCGAGGACGGCGGAGGGAGATGGAGCTTCGGCAGCGGGCTTTGTGGAGCTGTGACAGTGGCGTCCCTCggttggggcggcggcggtgatggtgCCGGCTTGAGGCGGCGAACGCGTGCAGTGGGGTGCCGGCACTCCGGGCGAAAGCCCTCGCCAGATTCATTCTGGTGAAATGGCAGCGGCGCCTCCGGGCGTCGCTCTCCCTGTTGAGGGCGTCATTTTGGAGTTGCAACCCTCCTGCACGAGgtctctgggtgaaaacccgATCCAGCTCctggacgagcgacggcggcgcctgtGGGCATCGTgacctccttggaggcgtcgtcTCTAGAGACACTGTTCGACGACTTGGCCGGCCTGCTGCTCGTGATTTTCTTCGGCCGGTGGTGACAAATCTGTCGGAGGGCGTGCGGAGAAGGGGGTTGCCTACCTCACGCCAAGACGCCTGCTCTTCTGTTGGTGGCCGGGGGTCATCACTCGGCAGTTGTTCGTCTGCTTGCAGCGTTCCGCGGCGCCTGGAGCTGCGTGGCAGTCTCCAGTGCGGTACGTACGGGACAGCATTTGAAGGACGGCGCTAGCGGCAACGACAATAAGTGACGACTTGGCCTGCAGCGGATCACGGCGGGGTGTTCAGCACGGCTGAACCCTTCCGGTGCGGTACAACGTCGGAAGACGGCGCGGGCGACATCTTCGGTCTTCTAGCTCGAGGGCGGCGTCTTCGTGCAGGGGAAAAGCAACGTGATGATTTCGAACCACGGAGGTGGTCTGGCGGCTTGGTTCAGTTCCCGGGGAGGGGCGGGGCACCTCTTCTTGCTGCCTCGGCGGCAATCCCTGAAACAAGTACGGAGCGTGGTGCCGTGTGGCGGGTTGGAGGTCCCGCACACGAGAGAGGCGTGCTGAGTGGCGGGTTGGAGGTCCCCGCGCATGCGAGAGTGGCATCTAATGGCGgaagtggcgaggcccccgcgcgttGGGTTGCTCCGGACTTGGTGTTTTTCATGTCGTCGGGCGGTCGGTTTGGGTGCAGCAGCACTGCGGCGTTGGGTCCTACACGGCAGTGGCCTCCTGATGTGGTGGTGTCTGCCCCTTCTGCTCCTCTATCAACGCTGGAACACTTCAGTTGTTTCGATAGCCGCAAGAGTGCGATGGTAGGTGGAAGCTGCGGTTGTACCTTTTCTCCTCTGTCGTCGTTGTGATTAGAGTTTGACCGTGTTGATATCCCAATCCAACCAGCCAGTGAGTATAGTTGAGCGGTAATCCGTGTtgacgtcccaatccaaccggacgagtttgttgttttcttttctttttgttttctgcctATGGCCTCCCAAGGCCGTAGTCTTGtatttttctgctatatcaatagaaacacACTCATCGAGTGCTGTTCGTTCAAGGAGTTACAAGTGCACAATGTTTCCAATGTCCACAGAACCGCAGTGGTAGGCTCGCTGCAAGGCCGTGCTTCAGGAGGCATCTACACACTACACTCTACATGCCACCAACACACTGCCAACAGGCAACAGCATCCTGCCACACCATCGCTGGGTCATCACTCAGCACCACTGCACCTTCGGCTCAATTCAAGTATGGCCGTGCAGACAATAAAGCACACGAAATGATTCGAGTAAACGTCAGGCCGTCGGCTGGAGCTGCGTGCGTGTTATTCATTTAACCTGCTGCTGTAGCCTACCTAGCTCTATTGGTGTAAAACCCTACACCTACGACCTACCTGCCTCCTCTCAGTCGATATTGTATCTACTCTCTCGGTGAAATACACTATCATACAACATCCAGCTCCTGATGGTGTTTCATTCCTGCACCTGGGCCGGCAGGGCTGGAGACAACTTCTTTACAGATACCTTCTGAACTCTTTATTTCATTCAGAGCTCTCTTGGCGTACACCGTGAAGGCGACTGTGAGGACGATGGCGATGATGAAGGAGATGACGTTGTATGTTATCTCCACCGGGGTCATTTTATAGTTGCCATACTTCATGTCAGCTAATGTACGGATTAACCGTCCACTGCACCCAAATGTAGCGAGATAAGTAAGTCACAGATTACTTCTTAATTGGTGAGGTCGTTTTAGAGAGAAATCGCTTAACCGCTAAGCAAAAGTTAGGCTCAATTTACTCCCCTTACAATTCCATTTAGTCCAATCTACCCCCTAATGatatttctcttttctatttctccatgtacaaattgaattttaagttcaaattttgtgAGTGGATAGAGAATATGATGCCCTATGCTAAAAAAAATGCATTAAGAATTTTTCATGGTTATTCATAGGTTGGAAACATTCAACACAGAATTTATCAGACATACAATTCTGCATGAAAAGTATTCATGAAAAAATCATAATGTATTTTCTTGCATAGGAATCATATTAGAAGTTACATCGCAGAATTTGAAGTTAAAATTCCACTTGTactggagaaataaaaaagagaaatcTCAGTAGGGGGTAGATTGGACCAATTGAAATAGTTTGGGGAAATAAATTGAGCCTAAATTTTGCTCAAGGGGTTAAGAGGACAAAGTGAATTGTTGAGGGagtaaaatggactttttcctatTGGAATAATAGTCTGCAATGTAGTATGAAGATGTCTAACCTGTAGATGTAGATGAATGCCTCTGGTACCATTCCAGCAATTGAACCCCATAGATAAGGGTTGAACTTAATTTCTGTGACAGTGACGGCATAGTTAAAAATTGTATACGGGAATGGTGAGATTCTGAAAAGCGCAACCACTCGAAACTGCTGGAACCAATTCCCTTCACCAGCAAGTTTTATTAGTGCTATCTGCTGAGGCCATTTTGTTAACCATACCTGCATTTTGTTAAAAAGGAAGCAGAGAAAAAGACGCATTAATATTGTCCTATAAGTACAAGGAAAAAAATATAACTCGTAAATTACAAACCATAACATAAAGCTGAGAAATTTACATGTAGACGTTCACGGAACAATGAGCCAATCCAATATGGTACCACCATGCCAATAGTAGTTCCGACCATTATAATTAAGAAACCCCAACAGTAACCAAAGATCATTCCTGCTAACCACATAGAAGGTCCAGATGGGACTAGAATAACTGGAAAGAGGGCCAAAGATGCAACAAGAACAACAGCCAATACTGGACGCCCAAAAGCACTTGCTTCCCACTGCATGATTGGCAAGAGAACCTACAACAAATATACAAATTATTACATTCTGTGTCAACATTGGAGAAGTGTTCAGACAAAGCATGGAATAGTGGTGTGGCGatgcttgggaggtggagtGCACAGGGGAGAAACAAGTAAGAGAGCAGATTGAGAAGATGAACGGAAGGGGTAGCGAGATGCAGGACGTGGACTGCCCTTGTCACCGGCGGCAAGGTGCGCCAGAGCGACCGAGGAACAAACCCAGTCCGGGATTCTATTTCTTCGATAGTTTGTTACACAATCTGGGTTCACCTTTATAGACTAGGTGCCCAAACAAATCCCTTCTTTCCTTAACTAACTCCAACAAATATCTATCTAAAAGGAAACAAACTCCTTAATATGAAAACTGCTGCTCACGGACTTCTAGGCGTGGACGTCGCTGGTAGACACGGCCAAGGAAGGAATCCGTGACAAACAGACACAAATAACATATAAGAGTGGCACGATCGATAATTTCATAAAGACATAAACCATAAATTATATTTCACTTGAAGTATAACATATCATCTGCTTGTTTAAGTATGTAGCTTAAAAATTACTAGAGTGTACTAGGATGTTTGGTCACTATAGTACATGTCAGCAGATTGTTAGGACATAACCCACGAATTCTGTATGATACTATGACC
This window contains:
- the LOC120689777 gene encoding uncharacterized protein LOC120689777, with translation MARVLPLSIEPGETARGKEVVTDTPNSSAGASCAAVDHSEQNTKDDEYARLVTRAQHATSDLSATILPEQPKSRSFIWWMKVLLGCFLLILVGYIFVKWGVPFAFEKVLLPIMQWEASAFGRPVLAVVLVASLALFPVILVPSGPSMWLAGMIFGYCWGFLIIMVGTTIGMVVPYWIGSLFRERLHVWLTKWPQQIALIKLAGEGNWFQQFRVVALFRISPFPYTIFNYAVTVTEIKFNPYLWGSIAGMVPEAFIYIYSGRLIRTLADMKYGNYKMTPVEITYNVISFIIAIVLTVAFTVYAKRALNEIKSSEGICKEVVSSPAGPGAGMKHHQELDVV